The Pempheris klunzingeri isolate RE-2024b chromosome 16, fPemKlu1.hap1, whole genome shotgun sequence genome includes the window ATAAAAATCCTAATATTTTGGGCACTATAAGGGTTTTGTCAGCCCCCGGAGGTCTGACCGTTTTCTCAATTCCTGTAGTTCATCTCCACATGTAtacagatgtttattttttcaccATAAGGGGCATCtccttttgtgtgttgtgtttttggttcATGCTACAGCTGCTACTACTGGAACCTGTCTGAAGGACTCTGAATGTAAATCTAACCATGATCTCCTTTTGTataatttctgtgtttttaagacCACTTGATAAGGTACTAGTTTTTCTCAACATGATATTTATGGTATAAAATGAGGTGCTGATTCTTAAAATATCAACTTAGAACCGACAATCCTGCTTTAAGTGTCGAACAGGTACGAAAGTGTTACTCTCGCTCACTCATCCGGTGTTTGTTTAGCTTGTTAAAGTGTCAAACATCTCTATTTACTTCATCTTCAGTTCAGACGTGaacatttcctctctgtgatGAGTAAAACTGTGTGACACTACCACACAATCTGCATTATTCTACACACACTATGTTGTATTTCAATCTTTTCAAGTTCCCCAAAACGTTCATCAAAGTTCGGgttctgttttgtgtgtttcacatgTTAAACCTCTCAGTTGTTCATACAAACTGTTGTACATCCACACACTGCTGAAACCAACAGTCAAGGTCTGCTGGTTATTAATGTTTTACCTCACTTGCCACATGCAATTATTAAAGTGGTAACACTGTTGTATCCTCTGTTTgctcttgtgtttgtctgttacGCTGACGCTGCGAAAAGCACCTGATTTGCATGCTTTTACAGCTCAGTTTACAGTTAAGTAACTGAATTCAAAAACAGGAATACGATAGAGCTTAATTGTTTAAGTgccagcactgtgtgtgtgtgtgtgtgtgtgtgtgtgtgtgtgtgtgtgtgtgtgtgtgtgtgtgtgtgtgtgtgtgtgtgtgtgtgtgtgtgtgtgtgtgtgtgtgtgtgtgtgtgtgtgtgtgtgtgtgtggttactaCAGTGTGCCTTTAAGAAGTCATGTAGCCTCCTTGTAGGAGGGGCTACACAGTATTTAAACACTGAACTTTGACTGTTTGCTTACTTTCGGTTGTGTTTCAAACATTCCTGTGTTAGCGAGTGACGTGTAAACAGCTGTGTCCTGAAGTATGTAGCCACAGCAGAGACAATTAAAGGACGTTTGCGTGAACTTGGGCTTGACAGGCACTATGGGTGTGTTCAAGTTCTCCTGCATGGACTTCCTCTTGACCTGCATGGGTCTGCTGTTCCTCCTGCTCGACATTGGGCTGGATATATGGGCCGCCGTGTCTTTCTACCAGGAAAAGGCCTATGTCTTCCTGTgtatcctgctgctgctcctcgtCGGCTCGTCCGTCCTCGTGCAGGCCTTCAGCTGGCTGTGGTACAGCTACGAGGACTTTGAGAGGGAGACGAAGGCCGAGAGGTGCCTCAGTGTGAGGCAGCTCAAGCTCCTCCATGTGCTGCAGCTGGGAATCTACTTCAGGTTGTGCAATACTTCTGTGCTTTAACaattgtggtgtttttaaagtgcCTCAGGCTTCAGTCGCACCGGTAGTTTGTGTGGGAAGGAGGGCGTGAGTGCTGTGGGAGCTAAAGTGTTCAAAATGAGATTGATCTTGCTTATCTGAGAGCTCCACCCTGGTTAGCACCCGCCTGAATACTTCCATTTACAGGAAAGGCAGAATAATCTGAATGGAGCAAATGTTTGGCTCTATCACACTGCACTGAAGCCCATGATGTGTCATTGTAGCACACAGAAAAGTAAATGGCACTAATGACTAACAAATAGTAAAtataaatagtaataatgaGTGAAAGAGGAATGGATTCTCATATTCTCATGCTTATGACATCATCTGGTTATTTCCTCTTAACATGTTTTGTAATACACGGGTTATTGtttgtaatagttttttttctttggtacTTCTTGTGACCACAATGACTCAGGAGTAGTAGAAGCATGTGTTTATAGTAGATAATCTGATTAGATTCTGGAGCACTGAGCTAAAGTGGTGTGTTAAAGCCAGAGTGCCTCCTTTTCATGCCTTAATATCACAGCCAAAGAAATCAAAGTGAATGTATTTTGTGTGATGACTGAATCGGTGTGAGTTATTGTGGTTTCAACGGTGCGTTCTCTATCCCGCAGGCATGCAGGTGTCATGGAGATGTCTTTCCGCAGCTTCTTCTCAAAGATCCACGACCCCGAGGGTTTCGCGGTGTTCCTGAGCCACGACCTCAGCATGCTGCGGCTCATAGAGACGTTCTCAGAGAGCGCCCCTCAGCTCGTCCTCATGCTCACCATCATTCTGCAGCGGGGCGAGTTCGGGCCAGTGACAGGTGCGGGATGTTACTCACGTCTCAGCGTCGAGGAGATTAAGGGGCAGAAGTACATTTTCTGAAGCATCACTTTTAGATgtagttaaaggaatagttctatttttttcatgtgGGGTTGCATGAGGCAGGAGTCCCGGCACAGATGCTAAGCTATTACCTTTCATCAGACATTGTTCTCcaacagggaactgaagccactgaaaaacaaaacagtaatcTTACCTTGGAGATAAtgtgagttgctggtctacctcTGCCTCGgttggttagtttgcttgtgttattgtatgactttggtgttttaaacggttAGTTTGGATCAGAACTAGTGTGTTAGTGCCTTGATTGAGGCAGAAGTAGTCCAGCCCTTCTCAtgctctgcaaggtaaaattattgcTCTGAAGCAGccaaagcaaaagagagaacGTCGGCAGTTCCCTGTTGGAAAGGGATGTTTGACAGCGAGGTGAAGTggtgaaaacattcaaaatataaaataaatatgttatatatatatatatattatatatatgttcTATAGCTGTACATCACTTAGGGtctgtgctgggactcctgcctgcttctccataCTTGGGGCATGCAGTACCTCATGCAAGCCCACTTCAAAAAATCCGAACTCTTCCTTTAAATTACCTTCAGACAAAGAAAGGGGTGCATGTCTGAAAGCTGGTGCCATAAGGGGGGAGCCAAGCTTGAAATGTGCTGCAATCCTGGACCTCATGCTTGCATTTTTAAGGTGTGGTACTTTAGCTGATGAtgacttctcctcctcctcctcctcctcagtgttgAAGGCCATCGGGTCAGCCTTAACCATCTCCTTCAGCGTGACCATGTACCACCGCTCCCTGCGCTCCTTCCTGCCCGacaagaagaagcagcagatggTCTCATCGGTGGTCTACTTTCTCTGGAACCTGTTTCTCATCTCGTCCCGCATCACCGCCCTCGCCCTCTTCGCCTTTGTGCAGCCCTGCTTCATCTTCACCCACTTCCTTTGCTCTTGGCTGGTTTTATTCTTCTTCGCCTGGCGATCCAAGACTAGCTTCATGGACAGCCCTTGCGGAGAATGGCTTTACCGCGCCACTGTAGGCCTCATTTGGTATTTCGACTGGCTCAGTGTGGTCGAGGGGAGGACGAGGTACAGAACTCTGCTCTACCACGTGTACATGCTGGCCGATATCTCCGTCctctgcagtttgtggtgctggaAGATGAACACAGAGCCGccttattttgaaattccacTCTTACATGGCATAATCgctgctgtcagtgttgttCTAGTTTACATTCTTGGTCTCTTCcttaaaatgatatattataaGTTCTACCATCCAAATCTTACCAAAGAAGAGTTGAAAGGGGACAGCTCTGAGAGGGCCAGAAATGGACAGGGACCTACTAGGAGTACATCTCTGATTGTAGATGAGGTTGACTTTGCAGTGCCCTCACCCAGGAACGAGGACATAGACGGCGTTCCTCGGATAATGTTGCAGAGTTGGGGCACGGACACTGATGTTACAGATCGCAGCTTGCCCAGTCCACCAACGCCCGACATCAGACGCTGCAATAAAAGAATGAGGAAGCTGGCTGAGAACTTCTATTCCTGACCTGCATCACTTGACAGTCATGCAGACCTTCAGGCCCAAAACCTGAGTTATGACGATCACGAGTTGTCGTGTATGGTGGTCGACTGTGGCTTAAATCTTCATTATTCACATGGCAGACGACTGAGGTTCAAGTCAGAGTTGCTACGTTCTCAGAAGCACTGTCTTCACTGTATTATCTGGTGCACACGAAGCTGTCGTTCATTATTTAAACTATATTTACATGCTTACGTTTActcataattatttttattttaatgtatgaACTAGGGGACAATATCCACAGTCGCTTTTCTGCacagaaatatatttgaaaatttAAGGGACCCTATGAAATATATTGGGGTTTTAAAAAGGTACACAACATTCgtagtggcggagtccgccatcCTGGCACTGGTGTATGAATGTGATCCAGCATTACTGTTTGTCTCACTGACACGAAAACTGTATCGGAGCTGTTTTAAGTTGCTGCTTAAGTTAATCAAACATGTCCTGCCTCAACTGGTGAAAGACGTTTGGAGTGGCTTTAGTGTGAAAGTCTACTGTTAAAGTCACGTTGCAAGTTGTTCTTTCTGTCATTCACTTCTCTTGAAACACCAACGACCACAAATTTAACCTCGTGTTGTTTTCCTATTTCATCTTTGTTCAACTTTGCGCTAAAAGGACTCTAGATAATCCACTTGATTTGACTTCCTGGGCACATGAAGCCAAACTTTTAGCTTCAGATAATGATGCTAAGATGAGCAGGAGGAAAGTTGCTGCCTTCTGATGGTTCATTCAGTATTCCTGACTTtattagaaatgttttaaaaattatatttatactGCACGTTTATACATTATGTcattgtaatattttattaaacttaaaaataacttataaataaaacagaaacttgTGTCTGaaactttttaaagtttatttacaCTGTATTGTCTTCGGTACACAGGAAAATCTCACAGGACTGTCGGCTACTGTGGGGAAAATAGTGATTACTATTATTAAATTAGCATCGATTATCATGAGTGTTCAGTTTACAGGGTCACATCCAGGCTGTTTACATGACCCCATGTGGCCGCACAGGTCCTCGAAAATGAgatgaaatacataaaaaaaataaaacacacagagcattttaaaaataataacagtATTTGGCattggaaagaaaaagaggacacAAAGAAGAATATAGCCCCTTAAACACTGTATGGCCATTTTAACGACAGCCATGGGATACttcaaaacacagacatgacatgcagacaaactaaagaaataaacacattcaatAAGGAGAAAAGTCAAAGATTGCATATGGTTTCCTCATATGTGTGTTGGGATTGGTAGGCAAGCGTATTTCTCTTGAACCAGCTTAGGTAGCACGACACAGAACGACCAAAAGCACACGATTTTAAACCTGCCTTTCACTTCGGTAACGTGATCCGTGTTTAAAATGCCACGTGTCGCAGATTGTGATTGTCTCCAAGCGCTTCACAGCAACAACATAAACCCAATCTCCTTTTCAAAAGGACGCAAAAAATTTAATACAAAGCAGATGCCGCTGTTTAAACGAGATTTTTACCAGTAAATGAATGTATCGTCAGTCAAAATTGAGATCTCTACATTTTGGGAACTTCTCCGATAGCAAAGAAACTGTTTGCCATCTTAAGCCCTTTGCCAAAATTGTTTTCTTTGAGCAATTACATGAATATTTTCTCCCAAAGTGGATTAACTGTGTATAGTTTTCTGGAAGGAGACCTTTCAATTACAGTGCAGAGAggacaataaaataataattaaaaaaaaaagaaaaaaaaggactaCTAACAAAAAGTCAAcaggactttaaaaaaaaacaaaacaaaacgtaTTGAGTTAAAAAAAGTAAGATAACACTTTGGATAATATAACAATGCAGTGATAAATGTATCAAACAAAAATCTTACATATTTCCCTTTGAGAGTATGCATACAGATGATGGTTAAAAGGCACAATATAAATATGCACAGtcacacaagacacacaaattacacagaaatacacattcTTAACGGTCAAGCTGCAAGTGTGTGAGTACGAAATCTTCTTCAGGCTCAGTATTGTTCAGTCGTAATCTCAAACAGAATCCGCTTTTCTCACCATCTACGATGAAAAACCCCTTGAAATACAGTTAATGAGTAGAAAGTAGAAATGTATTGCACAGTCGTCATCCCTTGTGTTTTTGTCCCCTCCGACACGCCTTCAGGAGGCTGTGGGTCATCATGTGGCTGAGTGATTCATTCTAAGCTGTAGCTAATAATCTCCAAGTTTTAA containing:
- the LOC139215184 gene encoding XK-related protein 8-like, translating into MGVFKFSCMDFLLTCMGLLFLLLDIGLDIWAAVSFYQEKAYVFLCILLLLLVGSSVLVQAFSWLWYSYEDFERETKAERCLSVRQLKLLHVLQLGIYFRHAGVMEMSFRSFFSKIHDPEGFAVFLSHDLSMLRLIETFSESAPQLVLMLTIILQRGEFGPVTVLKAIGSALTISFSVTMYHRSLRSFLPDKKKQQMVSSVVYFLWNLFLISSRITALALFAFVQPCFIFTHFLCSWLVLFFFAWRSKTSFMDSPCGEWLYRATVGLIWYFDWLSVVEGRTRYRTLLYHVYMLADISVLCSLWCWKMNTEPPYFEIPLLHGIIAAVSVVLVYILGLFLKMIYYKFYHPNLTKEELKGDSSERARNGQGPTRSTSLIVDEVDFAVPSPRNEDIDGVPRIMLQSWGTDTDVTDRSLPSPPTPDIRRCNKRMRKLAENFYS